Proteins co-encoded in one Natronorubrum daqingense genomic window:
- a CDS encoding TrmB family transcriptional regulator — MTQNETTTEAISLLQDLGLQEYEARCFIALNKLPMGTAKEIHEISDVPRTRVYDAIRVLESQGLVEVQHSSPQQYRAVNITEATQILRQKYNERIDTLETYLENTDVETSDDDDQVQEIWSLTGHEAIESRTLQLIDEAETEIVLLVVDESVLSEALHAHIEQATTREPSIVLGGKTDAITDALETQLPSSRVFETGLEWLTGPEQDSEVAISRILLVDRETLLIGSYYPNSGTDRQEQAVFAKGLQNGVVVLLRRLVTAGLATIEDPGK, encoded by the coding sequence ATGACACAGAACGAAACAACAACAGAAGCGATCAGTCTGCTGCAGGACCTCGGACTCCAGGAGTATGAGGCGCGCTGTTTTATCGCATTGAATAAACTCCCCATGGGGACGGCAAAAGAGATTCACGAAATCTCCGACGTTCCCCGGACGAGAGTGTACGATGCGATTCGCGTCCTCGAGTCCCAAGGGTTAGTCGAAGTGCAACACTCGAGTCCACAGCAGTATCGCGCAGTGAATATCACCGAAGCGACGCAGATCCTTCGCCAAAAGTACAACGAGCGGATCGATACGCTCGAGACGTACCTCGAGAATACGGACGTCGAAACGTCCGACGACGACGACCAGGTACAGGAAATCTGGTCGCTGACCGGACACGAAGCAATCGAATCTCGAACCCTCCAACTGATCGACGAGGCGGAGACCGAAATCGTCCTTCTGGTCGTCGACGAATCGGTCCTCTCGGAAGCGCTCCACGCTCATATCGAGCAAGCCACGACTCGAGAGCCCTCGATCGTTCTCGGTGGGAAGACGGACGCAATTACAGATGCGCTCGAAACACAACTACCGTCGAGTCGTGTCTTCGAAACTGGACTCGAGTGGCTCACCGGACCTGAACAAGACAGCGAGGTTGCGATCAGTCGAATTTTGCTCGTCGATCGCGAGACGCTCTTGATCGGGTCGTACTATCCGAATTCTGGTACCGACCGCCAAGAACAGGCTGTTTTCGCAAAAGGCCTCCAGAATGGGGTCGTGGTATTGCTTCGGCGATTGGTGACGGCAGGGTTAGCCACAATCGAAGATCCCGGAAAATAG
- a CDS encoding response regulator: MSSHKPTEPIDILLVEDNPGDIRLTQEAFKAIQSEIEFHTVTNGEEATRYFDVCETDNKSTNPDLVLLDLNLPRVDGFKVLEILSEQLEYPPPPVLVLSSSETDEDIIKSYDRAANAYLTKPDSPDEFDTLAQAIEDFWIDSARHPPEPS, encoded by the coding sequence ATGAGCAGCCACAAGCCTACCGAGCCAATCGACATCTTGCTCGTCGAGGACAATCCCGGCGACATTCGCCTGACCCAGGAGGCGTTCAAAGCGATCCAGAGTGAGATCGAGTTTCACACCGTCACGAACGGCGAGGAGGCCACGAGGTACTTCGACGTCTGTGAAACGGACAACAAAAGTACCAATCCCGATCTGGTGTTACTCGACTTGAACCTGCCACGCGTCGACGGCTTCAAAGTCCTCGAGATTTTGAGCGAACAACTCGAGTATCCGCCGCCACCAGTGTTGGTTCTCTCGAGTTCGGAGACGGATGAAGACATCATCAAGAGCTACGACCGGGCAGCGAACGCGTATCTGACGAAACCCGACAGTCCCGACGAGTTCGATACGCTGGCGCAGGCAATCGAGGACTTCTGGATCGACTCGGCGCGGCATCCGCCCGAACCGTCATGA
- a CDS encoding glucose-6-phosphate isomerase, with translation MNVDIGNALASVASPGVSRESLERLDDQVGDAHERIERGMADAEHGYEALNLPQRTDPTEIRAAVEPVADAETLLTIGIGGSALGAATITDALAAESDTEAIYLDNVDPAWISQLLENRSLENTAINVVSRSGTTAETLANFLVVRDAFESAGVDWTDRTIVTTGESGPLRNLSDRHDLPSLQVPDGVPGRFSALSAVGLVAAAVCEHDLEALLDGAAAEAETLSGSLFECPAYAYGATAYALDQRGAGINAMVPYAESLETYAEWFAQLWAESLGKDDLGQTPVRALGVTDQHSQLQLYRAGPRDKLVTFVSPGELADRPIPDTGVDELAYLGDSTLADLLEAEFEATEASLAAAGRPNVRVELEGVDEYELGGLLYGMEAACVLAGELYAVNTFEQPAVEWAKKATRGLLGGGDFEEADAVAEKTELRIER, from the coding sequence ATGAACGTCGATATCGGGAACGCGCTCGCCTCGGTCGCCTCACCCGGCGTCTCGAGGGAGTCACTCGAGCGCCTCGACGACCAGGTCGGAGACGCTCACGAGCGAATCGAGCGGGGGATGGCCGACGCAGAACACGGCTACGAAGCCCTGAACCTGCCACAGCGGACCGATCCAACGGAGATCAGGGCAGCCGTCGAACCCGTCGCAGACGCCGAGACCCTGCTCACGATCGGGATCGGCGGCAGTGCACTCGGTGCAGCGACGATCACGGACGCCCTCGCCGCCGAGAGCGACACGGAAGCCATCTATCTCGACAACGTCGATCCGGCGTGGATCTCCCAGCTCCTCGAGAACCGCTCGCTCGAGAACACGGCGATCAACGTGGTCTCGCGCTCGGGAACGACCGCCGAGACGCTGGCGAACTTTCTGGTCGTTCGAGACGCCTTCGAGTCGGCGGGCGTCGACTGGACCGACCGAACCATCGTGACGACCGGCGAATCGGGTCCTCTCCGAAATCTCTCCGACCGTCACGATCTTCCCTCGTTGCAGGTTCCCGACGGCGTCCCCGGACGGTTCTCGGCACTGTCCGCCGTCGGCCTCGTCGCGGCGGCAGTCTGTGAGCACGACCTCGAGGCGCTGTTAGACGGCGCCGCAGCCGAAGCCGAGACGCTCTCCGGTTCGCTGTTCGAGTGTCCGGCCTACGCCTACGGCGCGACGGCATACGCCCTCGACCAGCGCGGTGCGGGAATCAACGCGATGGTTCCCTACGCCGAATCGCTCGAGACCTACGCCGAGTGGTTCGCCCAGCTGTGGGCCGAGAGCCTCGGCAAGGACGACCTCGGGCAAACGCCGGTGCGCGCGCTCGGCGTCACCGACCAGCACTCCCAACTCCAGCTCTACCGTGCCGGGCCCCGGGACAAACTCGTCACGTTCGTCTCGCCGGGAGAGCTCGCTGATCGCCCGATTCCCGACACTGGCGTCGACGAACTGGCCTACCTCGGCGACTCCACGCTCGCGGACCTGCTCGAGGCCGAATTCGAGGCCACCGAAGCCAGCCTCGCCGCTGCCGGTCGACCGAATGTCAGAGTCGAACTCGAGGGCGTCGACGAGTACGAACTCGGCGGGTTGCTCTACGGCATGGAGGCGGCCTGCGTGCTCGCGGGCGAACTCTACGCCGTGAACACGTTCGAACAGCCCGCCGTCGAGTGGGCGAAGAAGGCGACTCGAGGGCTCCTCGGCGGCGGCGACTTCGAGGAAGCCGACGCCGTCGCCGAGAAGACGGAGCTACGGATCGAACGATAA
- a CDS encoding CPBP family intramembrane glutamic endopeptidase, which translates to MSDSVRRVDDGGPASAAAVSSLGAVLSAVTLGFLFLSLTRGPESAVIWGGAVGALVATGAFLASRYGLLERAVAGPIGAGSSLLVVALSAFAIMQGTLGSVVLPGLEWSVSSLFAAFFVGAGVVGVGVAEYAHLSGRELVDRLTLTVEMIALAVVGLFGMSIAYLFLELPVMLAVGEPTATQQMTLEYLSTGVGLGAVAAGYLAYREHDWSFIDLEWPTRWTVAWIVVGSLLIIGVNIGASSLMTFAGIEGSEHSLTQDILENPSLLVIIVPAMVLIVGPFEELLYRNVVQKSLYSTFSRTGAVVVASVVFTLVHIIAYATAGAGEILASLSLLFVLSLILGGLYARTENLLVPALAHGCYNAVVVSFVVL; encoded by the coding sequence ATGAGCGATTCCGTTCGGCGCGTCGACGACGGTGGCCCGGCGTCCGCAGCCGCCGTTTCGTCGCTGGGAGCCGTTCTCTCGGCCGTTACCCTCGGTTTCCTCTTTCTCTCACTCACTCGCGGACCCGAGAGTGCGGTGATCTGGGGTGGGGCAGTTGGCGCACTCGTGGCGACCGGTGCCTTTCTCGCCAGTCGGTACGGCCTCCTCGAGCGAGCCGTCGCGGGTCCTATCGGCGCTGGCTCGAGCCTGCTGGTCGTCGCGCTCTCGGCCTTCGCGATCATGCAGGGGACGCTCGGCTCGGTCGTCCTCCCCGGCCTCGAGTGGTCGGTCTCGTCGCTGTTCGCGGCGTTTTTCGTCGGCGCAGGGGTCGTCGGTGTCGGCGTCGCCGAGTACGCCCATCTTTCGGGCCGTGAACTGGTCGACCGACTGACCCTGACGGTCGAGATGATCGCACTCGCCGTCGTCGGGCTCTTTGGAATGTCCATCGCGTACCTCTTTCTCGAGTTGCCGGTCATGCTCGCCGTCGGCGAACCCACGGCGACACAGCAGATGACCCTCGAGTACCTCTCGACCGGCGTCGGACTCGGTGCCGTCGCCGCCGGCTACCTCGCTTATCGCGAGCACGACTGGTCGTTCATCGACCTCGAGTGGCCGACGCGCTGGACGGTCGCCTGGATCGTCGTCGGCTCTCTCCTCATTATCGGCGTGAACATCGGCGCCTCCTCGTTGATGACGTTCGCCGGTATCGAAGGCTCCGAGCACTCGCTGACACAGGACATTCTCGAGAACCCGTCATTGCTGGTGATCATCGTCCCGGCGATGGTGTTGATCGTCGGGCCGTTCGAAGAACTCCTCTATCGAAACGTCGTTCAGAAGTCCCTCTACAGCACGTTTTCGCGGACGGGCGCGGTCGTCGTCGCGAGCGTCGTGTTCACGCTGGTTCACATCATCGCGTACGCGACCGCGGGTGCTGGAGAAATACTCGCGAGTCTGTCGTTACTCTTCGTGCTCTCGCTGATCCTGGGTGGGCTCTACGCGCGGACGGAGAACCTCCTGGTTCCGGCGCTCGCACACGGCTGTTACAACGCCGTCGTCGTCTCGTTCGTCGTCTTGTGA
- a CDS encoding NOB1 family endonuclease yields the protein MYILDSSAFIHDFHTTEQTATIPLVREELEDESAYRFDAMEGSGMHIHIPNEDTTEKVRRAAKESGDLDVLSDTDIRLVAASFELDGTLVTDDYAMQNVAEKLNVAVEVIARDGIEEQRHWHYQCQGCGREFDEQKDRCPICGSELARKNPS from the coding sequence ATGTACATTCTCGACTCCTCGGCGTTTATCCACGACTTCCACACGACAGAACAGACTGCAACGATCCCGCTCGTCCGCGAGGAACTCGAGGACGAGAGCGCCTACCGATTCGACGCGATGGAAGGCTCAGGGATGCACATTCACATTCCGAACGAGGATACCACCGAAAAGGTCCGCCGAGCGGCCAAAGAGTCCGGCGACCTCGACGTGCTTTCGGACACCGACATTCGCCTCGTCGCGGCGAGTTTCGAACTCGACGGAACGCTCGTCACCGACGACTACGCGATGCAAAACGTCGCCGAGAAACTCAACGTCGCCGTCGAAGTGATTGCTCGTGATGGCATCGAAGAGCAACGTCACTGGCACTATCAGTGTCAGGGCTGTGGTCGCGAGTTCGACGAACAGAAAGATCGCTGTCCGATCTGTGGCTCGGAACTGGCCCGTAAGAATCCGTCGTAA
- a CDS encoding PRC-barrel domain-containing protein, which translates to MSDILAENLSGKSVMGSDGTELGLLYNITMDLKSGQLNDLVIEPDEELPVRSIDFSRDDEGRFLVPVSRVQAVKDYIVVQR; encoded by the coding sequence ATGAGCGATATACTCGCTGAGAATCTCTCGGGGAAGTCCGTCATGGGGTCTGACGGAACTGAACTGGGATTGCTCTACAACATCACGATGGACCTCAAGTCCGGACAACTGAACGATCTCGTCATCGAACCCGACGAAGAACTCCCCGTTCGGTCGATCGACTTCAGTCGCGACGATGAGGGTCGGTTCCTCGTCCCCGTGAGTCGTGTCCAAGCGGTTAAAGATTACATTGTGGTCCAGCGATAA
- the infB gene encoding translation initiation factor IF-2 produces MSNTDTRDPTSLRTPIVAVLGHVDHGKTSLLDKIRGSAVIEGEAGAITQHIGATAVPLDIISSIAGDLVDPDDFDLPGLLFIDTPGHHSFTTLRSRGGALADIAILVVDVNDGFQPQTLEALEILKRSQTPFIVAANKIDTVPGWNATEDAPITETYESQSDRVRSRLDESLYEIIGNLSDEDLSADLYWRVQNFQRNVGVVPVSAMTGEGVPDLLTVMMGLSQRYMKEEMEIDVAGPGVGTVLEVKEEKGFGTTIDTVLYDGTIQDDDTLVVGGQNDPIVTDVRALLQPRPLAEIRTESRFEKVESVSAATGIKVAAPDLADAMAGAPVRVVRDRPLEEVVDEVEAELADIAVDTDEQGVVVKADTLGSLEAMADALEETELPIVRAEVGDVAPRDVSVASTAEDQKQQVILGFNVDVLGDADQRAENDDVRIFTDDVIYQLIEEYEEFVDELERAQQDTILENIVRPARFRILPDHTFRQNDPAVVGVEVNSGTVQNNANVVKYENNEPERVGQVKGIQEQGEDVDEARAGNRVSVAIDGPTVGRQIEEDDELWIEIPEKHAKILEQELTSEIPGDELEALNMYLDKQRSRDPFWGK; encoded by the coding sequence ATGTCGAATACGGATACGCGCGACCCAACATCTCTCAGAACACCGATCGTCGCCGTCCTCGGACACGTCGATCACGGCAAGACCAGTCTCCTCGACAAAATCCGTGGCTCTGCGGTTATCGAGGGCGAAGCAGGAGCGATCACCCAGCACATCGGCGCAACAGCCGTCCCGCTGGACATCATCTCTTCGATTGCAGGTGATCTCGTCGACCCCGACGACTTCGACCTGCCCGGCCTCCTCTTTATCGACACGCCGGGGCATCACTCCTTCACGACGCTTCGCTCTCGCGGCGGTGCCCTCGCCGACATCGCCATTCTCGTCGTCGACGTCAACGACGGCTTTCAGCCACAGACACTCGAGGCCCTCGAGATCCTCAAACGCTCCCAGACACCGTTTATCGTCGCGGCGAACAAGATCGATACCGTTCCGGGTTGGAACGCGACCGAGGACGCGCCGATCACCGAGACGTACGAGTCCCAGTCGGATCGCGTTCGCTCTCGCCTCGACGAGAGCCTCTACGAGATCATCGGCAACCTCAGTGACGAGGACCTCTCTGCGGACCTGTACTGGCGGGTCCAGAACTTCCAACGCAACGTCGGTGTCGTCCCCGTCTCCGCGATGACCGGCGAGGGCGTCCCCGACCTCCTGACGGTGATGATGGGACTTTCCCAACGGTACATGAAAGAGGAGATGGAGATCGACGTCGCCGGCCCCGGCGTCGGGACCGTCCTTGAGGTCAAAGAGGAGAAAGGCTTCGGAACGACCATCGACACTGTCCTCTACGACGGAACGATTCAGGACGACGATACGCTCGTCGTCGGTGGCCAAAACGATCCGATCGTCACCGATGTCCGGGCCTTGCTCCAGCCCCGTCCGCTCGCGGAAATCCGAACCGAGAGTCGGTTCGAAAAGGTCGAATCGGTCTCGGCGGCGACGGGGATCAAAGTTGCCGCACCCGACCTTGCAGACGCCATGGCCGGCGCACCAGTCCGCGTCGTCCGTGATCGTCCACTCGAGGAGGTCGTCGACGAAGTCGAAGCCGAACTCGCGGATATCGCCGTCGATACCGACGAACAGGGCGTCGTCGTCAAAGCCGACACGCTCGGTAGCCTCGAGGCCATGGCCGACGCACTCGAGGAGACCGAACTTCCCATCGTCCGCGCGGAAGTCGGTGATGTCGCACCGCGGGACGTGTCGGTCGCCTCCACCGCTGAAGATCAGAAACAGCAAGTCATCCTCGGCTTCAACGTCGACGTGCTCGGTGATGCCGACCAGCGCGCCGAGAACGACGACGTGCGGATTTTCACGGACGACGTGATCTACCAACTCATCGAGGAGTACGAGGAGTTCGTCGACGAACTCGAGCGCGCACAACAAGATACCATTCTGGAGAACATCGTGCGACCGGCACGATTCCGCATCCTGCCGGATCACACCTTCCGTCAGAACGACCCCGCCGTCGTCGGCGTCGAGGTGAACTCGGGAACCGTCCAGAACAACGCGAACGTCGTCAAATACGAGAACAACGAGCCAGAACGCGTCGGCCAGGTCAAAGGCATTCAAGAACAGGGCGAGGACGTCGACGAGGCCCGCGCCGGAAACCGCGTCTCGGTCGCTATCGACGGCCCCACCGTCGGCCGCCAGATCGAAGAAGACGACGAACTCTGGATCGAAATCCCCGAAAAACACGCCAAGATCTTAGAACAGGAACTGACCAGCGAGATCCCCGGCGACGAACTCGAGGCGCTGAACATGTACCTCGACAAACAGCGCAGTCGCGACCCCTTCTGGGGCAAGTAA
- a CDS encoding acyltransferase produces the protein MANRIYSLDSMRIVAMVFVVAIHTNLFRGLGAYGNVANFVIDSAGRFVVPFFFMTSGYLFALKTVNRDPKTYLINRVVTITSLYVFGLLLAAPVFLAGAALETGINNPYVASVLLTEFAGFISPTGLLYYGDSVSVILWFLPALAFSLAFVYSFVRAGKTAYLLPVSIVLHAIGLLGASYTMFVDIPFEVRDAVFFGFFYTSLGYVIYSQGLTPRRDHSTTYLGLTVLFTAVHVGERYVLGYVLTGETITQEVYVSSYTIGTALATFFLFMYLLSRPNLGKGTPVPSWGTYAVGIYVVHPAVLYPLERFDEVLRVLGYDIGNTLAWHLLLLWATFFGALLIYLVAQKIGALERNRLRLPRIRRIRKFGSN, from the coding sequence ATGGCCAATCGAATCTACAGTCTGGATTCGATGCGGATCGTCGCGATGGTGTTCGTCGTCGCGATTCACACGAACCTCTTCAGGGGCCTCGGCGCGTACGGAAACGTCGCGAACTTCGTGATCGATTCGGCTGGGCGATTCGTCGTTCCGTTTTTCTTCATGACCTCGGGGTACCTCTTCGCGCTCAAAACGGTGAATCGAGACCCCAAGACCTACTTGATCAACCGAGTGGTGACTATCACCTCCCTTTACGTGTTCGGTCTGTTGCTCGCCGCGCCGGTGTTTCTGGCCGGCGCTGCCCTCGAGACGGGGATAAACAACCCGTACGTCGCGAGCGTTCTCCTCACTGAATTTGCGGGGTTTATCTCGCCGACCGGATTGCTCTACTACGGAGACTCGGTGTCCGTCATTCTGTGGTTCCTCCCGGCGCTGGCGTTCTCTCTGGCGTTCGTCTACAGTTTCGTTCGAGCGGGCAAGACCGCGTATCTCCTTCCCGTTTCGATCGTGTTGCACGCTATCGGGCTCTTGGGGGCGAGCTACACGATGTTCGTCGATATTCCATTCGAGGTGCGAGACGCCGTATTCTTCGGGTTCTTCTACACGAGTCTCGGATACGTCATCTACTCGCAGGGGTTGACTCCGCGTCGAGATCACAGCACGACCTACCTCGGGTTGACCGTGCTGTTCACCGCCGTTCACGTCGGCGAACGATACGTGCTCGGATACGTGCTCACGGGTGAGACGATCACACAGGAGGTGTACGTCTCGAGCTATACGATCGGCACCGCGTTGGCCACGTTCTTCTTGTTTATGTACCTCCTCTCGCGACCGAACCTAGGAAAGGGAACGCCGGTACCGTCGTGGGGGACGTACGCCGTCGGCATTTACGTCGTTCATCCGGCCGTGTTGTACCCACTCGAGCGCTTCGATGAGGTCCTCCGAGTGCTCGGATACGATATTGGTAATACGCTCGCGTGGCACCTCCTCCTGCTCTGGGCGACGTTCTTCGGCGCGTTGCTCATCTACCTCGTCGCACAAAAAATCGGAGCGCTCGAGCGAAATCGGTTACGTCTTCCACGAATTCGTCGGATTCGAAAGTTCGGGTCGAATTGA
- a CDS encoding DUF6159 family protein yields MAAQLSLRDRVRMGVAITRGSFRTLRQRKWLFVFPILYGLTWVIGLGLILGGIFVALIAAGYALAALESFVSLPEGTADDVAMAVLFASSAVFLFITSSVATFFSAALVHSVGNIFTDEQTGVRDGLAGAWSAKRTILAWGGVGAVVGLVIRILENRTGRGSRFVQSTLGFAWSAMTFFIVPVIVFQAGGLRESVRNSLEIFRQTWGEAAVINLGVGLVMFPLIAIIGFAGIGAPALLLEEPGTVLTITAVPTLVLVGIALATYQAATGVAKTALYYHATGKPLPEEFGDIDPTEFVSQSVDDDRHSPEPSPQQSDGV; encoded by the coding sequence ATGGCTGCTCAATTATCCCTCCGGGACCGGGTTCGAATGGGGGTCGCTATCACGCGCGGGTCGTTTCGCACGCTTCGACAACGGAAGTGGTTGTTCGTCTTTCCGATCTTGTACGGCCTCACGTGGGTCATCGGTCTCGGTCTCATCCTCGGTGGGATTTTCGTCGCATTAATCGCCGCGGGATACGCGCTCGCAGCACTCGAGTCGTTCGTGTCTCTCCCCGAAGGCACGGCAGACGACGTGGCGATGGCAGTGTTGTTCGCCTCGTCCGCGGTGTTCTTGTTCATCACGTCCTCCGTCGCGACGTTTTTTAGCGCCGCACTGGTCCATTCCGTCGGGAACATCTTCACAGACGAACAGACGGGAGTCCGCGACGGACTCGCGGGGGCGTGGAGTGCGAAACGAACGATTCTCGCGTGGGGTGGCGTCGGTGCGGTCGTCGGACTGGTTATTCGGATCCTCGAGAACCGGACCGGACGTGGCTCCCGGTTCGTTCAATCTACGCTCGGATTCGCGTGGTCTGCGATGACGTTTTTCATCGTCCCCGTGATCGTCTTTCAAGCAGGTGGTCTCCGCGAGTCAGTTCGAAACAGTCTCGAGATATTCCGTCAGACCTGGGGCGAGGCAGCCGTGATCAACCTCGGAGTCGGACTCGTGATGTTTCCGTTGATCGCGATCATTGGGTTCGCCGGGATCGGTGCGCCGGCGCTCTTGCTCGAGGAACCGGGAACCGTGCTCACGATTACGGCTGTACCAACGCTCGTCCTCGTCGGAATCGCACTGGCGACGTATCAGGCTGCAACCGGCGTCGCGAAAACGGCGCTGTACTACCACGCAACCGGGAAGCCCTTGCCCGAAGAATTCGGCGACATCGATCCAACTGAATTCGTTTCGCAATCGGTAGATGACGACCGCCACTCACCAGAGCCATCACCGCAGCAATCCGACGGAGTCTAA
- a CDS encoding DUF4870 domain-containing protein has product MATPTTNPSASDAQSNERTVMGVLVHIIGLVFGFIGAGVVYLLSSSEYTEANAQNALNWQLFFFASFALAFLVGIGLQSVSGTITSVAVLVIFLLFVIDIAFCVWATIKASGDTAWEYPLAPKIL; this is encoded by the coding sequence ATGGCAACACCAACTACCAACCCGTCCGCGAGCGATGCACAGTCGAACGAAAGAACTGTCATGGGAGTCCTCGTCCACATAATCGGACTGGTCTTCGGATTTATCGGGGCAGGAGTGGTTTATCTGCTCTCGAGCAGCGAATACACCGAAGCAAACGCACAAAATGCACTCAACTGGCAACTCTTCTTCTTCGCATCGTTCGCCCTGGCGTTCCTCGTCGGAATCGGATTGCAATCGGTCTCTGGAACGATCACCTCGGTCGCCGTGTTGGTGATCTTCCTCCTGTTTGTCATAGACATCGCGTTTTGCGTGTGGGCAACGATCAAAGCAAGCGGCGACACCGCCTGGGAGTATCCGCTCGCACCGAAGATACTCTGA
- a CDS encoding cyclophilin-like family protein encodes MADLTVFVDDHALEATWTGDAPKTQAALECVLPVGGDAVRWGDELYIDVALDVPPESAREVVPEGALAYWPAGDKLCLFWGPTPASETDEPRAATPVSVVARLEDVSALTELEGEARLRLESRTEG; translated from the coding sequence GATCACGCCCTCGAGGCGACCTGGACCGGCGACGCGCCGAAAACGCAGGCTGCACTCGAGTGCGTACTCCCCGTCGGTGGCGATGCCGTCCGCTGGGGCGACGAGCTCTATATCGACGTCGCACTCGACGTACCGCCGGAAAGCGCTCGAGAAGTCGTTCCCGAGGGTGCACTCGCCTACTGGCCGGCGGGCGACAAACTGTGTTTGTTCTGGGGCCCGACTCCCGCCAGTGAAACCGACGAACCACGCGCCGCCACACCGGTGTCCGTCGTCGCACGACTCGAGGACGTGTCGGCACTTACCGAACTCGAAGGTGAAGCGCGTCTCCGCCTCGAGTCACGAACCGAGGGCTGA